A genomic window from Micromonospora ferruginea includes:
- a CDS encoding glycosyltransferase family 39 protein produces the protein MRESTMMDADTMVLPRLGPSEAGVEDPWGEDRPLGRSRAAARAATGAGRWRTAAWLVPALLAGGLGGAGLDTPRLRAEELATWRAATSSWRDALTGGEPASAPYHLLARASVELFGASDAALRLPSLLAVTAAVALVGVLAARLFTPGTGVLAGVLLAVLPTTTRYAQEAQPHAVALLAAVLATWLLLPVLDRPTVPRLVGYAGAVVLLGAAQPGALLLLAGHGWVVLAFRRRAAGRWSAAVLPGVLSVAALLASGGAGGFLPSGVRPDPAALAAAPRELFGVAALGLVLAGLALFSLPLRYAAAICTAWALVPALAMLLAAWVVPVWSPAGLFFTVPAWAVLGAVALTRLRAGWAVAGLAAIALIGAPAQPAGATAIRLIHAFFG, from the coding sequence ATGCGTGAGTCGACGATGATGGACGCGGACACCATGGTCCTGCCCCGGCTCGGGCCGAGCGAGGCCGGTGTCGAGGACCCGTGGGGCGAGGACCGGCCGCTCGGCCGGAGCCGGGCCGCCGCCCGCGCCGCGACCGGCGCCGGCCGGTGGCGCACGGCCGCCTGGCTGGTGCCGGCGCTGCTGGCCGGTGGCCTCGGCGGCGCCGGGCTCGACACGCCACGGCTGCGGGCCGAGGAGTTGGCGACCTGGCGCGCGGCCACCTCCTCCTGGCGCGACGCGCTGACCGGCGGCGAACCCGCGTCGGCGCCGTACCACCTGCTGGCGCGGGCGTCGGTGGAGCTGTTCGGCGCCTCCGACGCCGCGCTGCGCCTGCCCTCGCTGCTGGCGGTGACCGCGGCCGTCGCGCTCGTCGGCGTGCTGGCCGCCCGGCTGTTCACGCCGGGCACCGGCGTGCTGGCCGGCGTGCTCCTCGCGGTGCTGCCGACCACCACCCGGTACGCGCAGGAGGCCCAGCCGCACGCGGTGGCGCTGCTGGCGGCGGTGCTCGCCACCTGGCTGCTGCTGCCGGTGCTCGACCGGCCGACCGTGCCCCGGCTCGTCGGGTACGCCGGCGCGGTGGTCCTGCTCGGCGCGGCCCAGCCCGGGGCGCTGCTGCTGCTCGCCGGCCACGGCTGGGTGGTGCTCGCCTTCCGGCGCCGGGCGGCGGGCCGCTGGTCGGCCGCCGTGCTGCCCGGCGTCCTGTCCGTGGCCGCGCTGCTGGCGTCCGGGGGGGCCGGCGGGTTCCTCCCGTCCGGCGTCCGGCCCGACCCGGCCGCGCTGGCGGCGGCACCACGGGAGTTGTTCGGCGTCGCCGCGCTCGGCCTGGTGCTGGCCGGGTTGGCCCTGTTCAGCCTCCCGCTGCGGTACGCGGCCGCGATCTGCACGGCCTGGGCGCTGGTGCCGGCGCTGGCCATGCTGCTCGCGGCGTGGGTCGTCCCGGTCTGGTCGCCGGCGGGACTGTTCTTCACGGTGCCGGCCTGGGCGGTGCTCGGCGCGGTGGCGTTGACCCGGTTGCGCGCGGGCTGGGCGGTGGCCGGGTTGGCGGCGATCGCCCTGATCGGCGCGCCCGCCCAACCGGCCGGGGCGACGGCAATCCGTCTGATTCATGCCTTCTTCGGTTGA
- a CDS encoding glycosyltransferase family 2 protein: protein MAVAADTRPSRAGRPGTPGDRPPPAAPPGRPADPDPDRRQRNIRARLAYARCGATAGPLRPPRRPDAAVELRPAASVAARLVLTLLVLVNSAAGLVFVGWLLLPQHVPGPGVVGLGGWQTVAARLAFCVVVGIELIRLAQNAVVWVFAFHAKDPVPVDPPVGLRVALLTTIVPSKEPLDVAERTLRRLREIVYCGQVDVWILDEGDDPAVRAMAARLGVRHFSRRGRPEYNQPRGEFRARTKSGNHNAWRAEHEHRYDVVANVDPDHVPLPNFLERTLGYFRDPDVAFVVTPQVYGNMHQNFVAHGASVQQYLYNGLIARGGNGLDAPLLTGTGHLYRPAAWRTIGGYQDSIIEDHLTSIRIHAAVNPATGRRWKGVYTPDVVALGEGPTSWADYFNQQKRWAAGICEILLRRELRAPRELPSRRRWQYRLLQFYYPSVAVSLLLGNAATALYLLTGVAAGRLDPQVWATLWGATIGTWFLLWLWLRRFNIAPHEREEVGMVGMALALFAGPVYLAAAAGALLRRRLGFVVTAKGALRTAESPRTFRLHLCWAGAAAGLLAASFLLDHDYPLLRVWPALTLLTGLAPPLIAWVENARARRDEPAPAPERPAPVGGGVPC from the coding sequence GTGGCCGTCGCCGCCGATACACGCCCGTCCCGCGCCGGCCGGCCGGGGACCCCGGGCGACCGCCCGCCACCGGCCGCGCCACCCGGGCGGCCGGCCGACCCGGACCCCGACCGCCGGCAGCGCAACATCCGGGCCCGCCTGGCGTACGCCCGCTGCGGCGCCACCGCCGGGCCGCTCCGCCCGCCCCGCCGCCCCGACGCGGCGGTCGAGCTGCGCCCCGCCGCCTCGGTGGCCGCGCGGCTGGTGCTGACCCTGCTGGTGCTGGTCAACAGCGCGGCCGGCCTGGTCTTCGTGGGCTGGCTGCTGCTGCCGCAGCACGTGCCCGGACCGGGCGTCGTCGGCCTGGGCGGTTGGCAGACGGTGGCCGCCCGGCTGGCCTTCTGCGTGGTCGTCGGCATCGAGCTGATCCGGCTGGCCCAGAACGCCGTGGTCTGGGTGTTCGCCTTCCACGCCAAGGACCCGGTGCCGGTCGACCCGCCGGTCGGCCTGCGGGTGGCCCTGCTCACCACGATCGTGCCGAGCAAGGAGCCGCTCGACGTCGCCGAGCGCACCCTGCGCCGGCTGCGCGAGATCGTCTACTGCGGACAGGTCGACGTGTGGATCCTCGACGAGGGCGACGACCCGGCGGTGCGGGCGATGGCGGCGCGCCTGGGCGTACGCCACTTCAGCCGCCGGGGACGGCCGGAGTACAACCAGCCGCGCGGCGAGTTCCGGGCCCGCACCAAGTCCGGCAACCACAACGCCTGGCGGGCCGAGCACGAGCACCGCTACGACGTGGTGGCCAACGTCGACCCGGACCACGTGCCGCTGCCCAACTTCCTGGAGCGCACGCTCGGCTACTTCCGCGACCCGGACGTGGCGTTCGTGGTGACCCCGCAGGTCTACGGCAACATGCACCAGAACTTCGTCGCCCACGGCGCCTCGGTCCAGCAGTACCTCTACAACGGGCTGATCGCGCGCGGCGGCAACGGCCTGGACGCGCCGCTGCTCACCGGCACCGGCCACCTCTACCGCCCGGCGGCCTGGCGGACCATCGGCGGCTACCAGGACTCGATCATCGAGGACCACCTCACCAGCATCCGGATCCACGCCGCCGTCAACCCGGCCACCGGCCGGCGGTGGAAGGGCGTCTACACCCCGGACGTGGTCGCGCTGGGCGAGGGGCCGACGTCCTGGGCCGACTACTTCAACCAGCAGAAACGCTGGGCGGCCGGCATCTGCGAGATCCTGCTCCGGCGGGAACTGCGCGCGCCGCGGGAGCTGCCGTCGCGACGCCGCTGGCAGTACCGCCTGCTCCAGTTCTACTACCCGAGCGTCGCGGTCAGCCTGCTGCTGGGCAACGCCGCCACCGCGCTGTACCTGCTCACCGGCGTCGCCGCCGGCCGGCTCGACCCGCAGGTGTGGGCGACGCTGTGGGGCGCCACGATCGGTACCTGGTTCCTGCTGTGGCTCTGGCTGCGCCGGTTCAACATCGCCCCGCACGAGCGGGAGGAGGTCGGCATGGTCGGCATGGCGCTCGCGCTGTTCGCCGGCCCGGTCTACCTGGCCGCGGCGGCCGGCGCGTTGCTGCGCCGCCGGCTCGGCTTCGTGGTCACCGCCAAGGGGGCGCTGCGCACCGCCGAGTCGCCGCGTACCTTCCGGCTGCACCTGTGCTGGGCGGGGGCGGCGGCGGGGCTGCTCGCGGCGAGTTTCCTGCTGGACCACGACTACCCGCTGCTGCGGGTCTGGCCGGCGCTGACGCTGCTCACCGGGCTCGCGCCGCCGCTGATCGCGTGGGTGGAGAACGCCCGCGCCCGCCGGGACGAGCCGGCGCCGGCCCCCGAGCGGCCGGCGCCGGTCGGTGGGGGCGTGCCGTGCTGA